A window of the Narcine bancroftii isolate sNarBan1 chromosome 4, sNarBan1.hap1, whole genome shotgun sequence genome harbors these coding sequences:
- the LOC138760040 gene encoding histone H3: MARTKQTARKSTGGKAPRKQLATKAARKSAPATGGVKKPHRYRPGTVALREIRRYQKSTELLIRKLPFQRLVREIAQDFKTDLRFQSSAVMALQEASEAYLVGLFEDTNLCAIHAKRVTIMPKDIQLARRIRGERA, from the coding sequence ATGGCCCGGACGAAGCAGACAGCGCGCAAATCGACCGGAGGAAAAGCTCCTCGCAAACAGTTGGCCACCAAAGCGGCGCGGAAGAGCGCTCCCGCCACGGGCGGAGTGAAGAAGCCCCATCGCTATAGACCCGGCACCGTGGCTCTGAGGGAGATCCGGCGCTACCAGAAATCCACCGAGCTGCTCATCCGCAAACTGCCCTTCCAGCGCCTGGTGCGGGAGATCGCCCAGGACTTCAAGACGGACCTGCGCTTCCAGAGCTCGGCCGTCATGGCCCTGCAGGAGGCCAGCGAGGCTTACCTGGTGGGGCTCTTCGAGGACACCAACCTGTGCGCCATCCACGCCAAGCGCGTCACCATCATGCCCAAGGACATCCAACTGGCCCGTCGCATCCGCGGGGAGCGCGCCTGA